A genomic stretch from Pseudomonas alkylphenolica includes:
- a CDS encoding TetR/AcrR family transcriptional regulator — protein MPFEVPAHRVTAPGKPAGRIRQKNEQAIIQAAEDEFARHGFKGTSMNTIALKAGLPKANLHYYFTNKLSLYVAVLSNIIELWDSTFNALNVEDDPATALSTYIRTKMEFSRRNPQASRIFAMEIISGGQCLSDYFSQDYREWFKGRAAVFQAWIDAGKMDPVDPVHLIFLLWGSTQHYADFATQICQVTGRSRLTKQDMEDASNNLIHIILKGCGLKLPD, from the coding sequence CCGCATTCGTCAGAAGAACGAGCAAGCCATCATCCAGGCTGCCGAAGACGAGTTCGCCCGTCATGGCTTCAAGGGCACCAGCATGAACACCATCGCCCTCAAGGCCGGGCTGCCGAAGGCGAACCTGCACTACTACTTCACCAACAAACTGAGCCTGTATGTGGCGGTGCTGAGCAACATCATCGAGTTGTGGGACAGCACCTTCAATGCCCTGAACGTCGAGGACGATCCGGCAACGGCGCTGAGCACTTACATCCGCACCAAGATGGAGTTCTCCCGGCGCAATCCCCAGGCTTCGCGGATCTTCGCCATGGAAATCATCAGTGGCGGCCAGTGCCTGAGCGACTATTTCAGCCAGGATTATCGCGAGTGGTTCAAAGGCCGTGCCGCGGTGTTCCAGGCCTGGATCGACGCCGGCAAGATGGACCCGGTCGATCCCGTGCACCTGATTTTCCTGCTCTGGGGCAGTACCCAGCATTATGCGGACTTTGCCACCCAGATCTGTCAGGTCACCGGCCGTAGCCGCCTGACCAAGCAAGACATGGAAGATGCCAGCAACAATCTTATCCACATCATTCTCAAAGGCTGTGGCCTGAAACTTCCCGACTGA
- a CDS encoding IMPACT family protein, whose amino-acid sequence MPFTLLDTCEFREEIRKSRFITLAAPINSAAEAMSFIEQHSDLAATHNCWAWKLGAQYRSSDDGEPGGTAGRPILAAIEAQDCDQVVVLVIRWYGGIQLGTGGLARAYGGGANKCLQQAEKRLLVSRSEVSCSCSFSELALLKLRVAEADGLVLEEHFTANGVDLLLALGEEQIEPLQRQLADLSRGRILLERR is encoded by the coding sequence ATGCCTTTTACCCTGCTCGACACCTGCGAATTTCGCGAAGAGATTCGCAAGAGCCGCTTCATTACCCTGGCAGCGCCGATCAACAGCGCTGCCGAGGCCATGAGCTTCATTGAACAGCACAGCGACCTGGCCGCCACCCACAACTGCTGGGCCTGGAAGCTGGGTGCGCAATACCGCAGCAGCGACGACGGCGAACCCGGCGGCACGGCCGGGCGCCCGATCCTGGCGGCGATCGAAGCCCAGGACTGCGATCAGGTCGTGGTCCTGGTGATCCGCTGGTACGGCGGTATTCAACTGGGTACCGGCGGTCTGGCCCGCGCTTATGGCGGCGGCGCCAACAAGTGCCTGCAGCAGGCAGAAAAGCGCCTGCTCGTCAGCCGCAGCGAAGTCAGCTGCAGTTGCAGTTTCAGTGAGCTGGCCCTGCTTAAATTGCGCGTGGCAGAAGCCGACGGCCTGGTGCTGGAAGAACACTTCACCGCCAATGGCGTTGATTTGTTGCTGGCTTTGGGTGAAGAACAGATCGAGCCGCTGCAACGCCAGCTGGCCGACCTCAGCCGCGGCCGGATTCTGCTGGAGCGACGCTGA